A region from the Kribbella shirazensis genome encodes:
- a CDS encoding MFS transporter, translated as MNPPSTTTEQEQPPGVLRKAIAASAIGNATEWFDYGIYAYGVTYISAAIFPGDTESQTLLALMTFAVSFLVRPLGGLVWGPLGDRLGRKQVLAITILMMSGATLLAGLVPSYDTIGIWAPILLVLLRMVQGFSTGGEYGGAATFMAEYAPSRKRGFLGSFLEFGTLAGFSLGALLMLGFSLVLGDDAMHAWGWRLPFLVAAPLGLVGVYLRSRLEDTPVFRELEAKGQKEEETATQFKDLLAGYWGPILRLGGMVIALNVVNYTLLTYMPTYLEKEIGLSADQSLIVPIIGMLTMMVFVPFAGRMSDRVGRKPLWWASLAGLFVFGVPMFLLMGTNMLGAVIGFAVLGLLYVPQLATISATFPAMFPTHVRYAGFAIAYNVSTSLFGGTAPAVNDWLTAKLGDSLVPAYYMMAACLVGAIALAKVPETTRCPLNGTEIPGTEDAPPPVALEPAHAKA; from the coding sequence GTGAACCCGCCGAGCACGACGACCGAACAGGAGCAACCGCCCGGAGTTCTGAGGAAAGCCATCGCCGCCTCGGCGATCGGAAACGCCACGGAATGGTTCGACTACGGCATCTACGCGTACGGCGTGACATACATCTCGGCCGCGATCTTCCCGGGTGACACCGAGAGCCAGACGCTGCTCGCCCTGATGACGTTCGCCGTCTCGTTCCTGGTCCGCCCGCTCGGCGGTCTGGTCTGGGGTCCGCTCGGCGACCGGCTCGGCCGCAAGCAGGTGCTGGCGATCACGATCCTGATGATGTCCGGCGCGACGTTGCTCGCCGGTCTCGTCCCGTCGTACGACACGATCGGGATCTGGGCGCCGATCCTGCTGGTCCTGCTGCGGATGGTCCAGGGCTTCTCGACCGGTGGCGAGTACGGCGGCGCCGCGACCTTCATGGCCGAGTACGCGCCGAGCCGCAAGCGCGGGTTCCTCGGCAGCTTCCTGGAGTTCGGCACGCTGGCCGGGTTCTCGCTCGGTGCGCTGTTGATGCTGGGCTTCTCGCTGGTGCTCGGTGACGACGCGATGCACGCCTGGGGCTGGCGGCTGCCGTTCCTGGTCGCCGCGCCGCTCGGCCTGGTCGGCGTCTACCTCCGGTCCCGGCTGGAGGACACGCCGGTGTTCCGCGAGCTCGAGGCGAAGGGCCAGAAGGAAGAGGAGACCGCGACCCAGTTCAAGGACCTGCTGGCCGGTTACTGGGGTCCGATCCTGCGGCTCGGCGGCATGGTGATCGCGCTGAACGTCGTGAACTACACGCTGCTCACCTACATGCCGACGTACCTGGAGAAGGAGATCGGGCTGAGCGCGGACCAGTCGCTGATCGTGCCGATCATCGGAATGTTGACAATGATGGTGTTCGTTCCGTTCGCCGGCCGCATGTCGGACCGGGTCGGGCGAAAACCGTTGTGGTGGGCGTCGCTGGCCGGACTGTTCGTGTTCGGGGTGCCGATGTTCCTGCTGATGGGTACGAACATGCTCGGCGCCGTCATCGGCTTCGCCGTGCTGGGCCTGCTCTACGTGCCGCAGCTCGCGACCATCTCGGCGACCTTCCCCGCGATGTTCCCGACCCATGTCCGGTACGCCGGGTTCGCGATCGCGTACAACGTGTCGACGTCGCTGTTCGGCGGTACGGCGCCCGCGGTCAACGACTGGCTGACGGCGAAGCTCGGTGACTCGCTGGTGCCGGCGTACTACATGATGGCCGCCTGCCTCGTGGGCGCGATCGCGCTGGCGAAGGTTCCGGAGACCACACGCTGCCCGCTCAACGGCACCGAGATCCCCGGCACCGAGGACGCCCCGCCACCGGTGGCCCTGGAACCGGCTCACGCGAAGGCCTGA
- a CDS encoding FAD-binding and (Fe-S)-binding domain-containing protein produces MPDPARDAVQDPRLVATLRRELRGAVADDRRTRALYAADGSNYRGVPDLVVVPADADDVAAAVALTAAAGAPVVVRGGGTSMAGNAIGTAGRVGGGGVVVDTSRHVNRILDVDPATRTAVVEPGVVLTDLLAAAKPHGLTFGADPSSASRATLGGMIANNACGAHSVAWGTTADNLRALDVVLADGTRLTVTSAADRVAAAACPGREGELHRALQAFADRNELLIRRRFGQFSRQISGYALHRLLDGYNVAGLLSGSEGGLAATLRATVQLVSLPKAKVLCVLGFTDSVTSADCVPVVLRHAPLTMESINHELVDRLPTEVRDAAVHAGLPAGNAWLLVEIGGEDEPSAAAAARAMLEELRDSDSPATATLVTDPKAQAVLWRCRTDAAGLATRRADGAEAWGGWEDAAVPPERLGAYLRGLDELLGRHGLSGASYGHFGEGCMHMRIDFDLLSPRGITTYREFVEQAAELVVGLGGSVSGEHGDGRARGELLGKMYGADGLALFGELKQIWDPTGVLNPGMIVEPPPLDLAIRHDGPAKDRRLLTIFDYPDDEHDFAQAQRRCVGIGKCRQTSGSVMCPSYQVTREELHSTRGRAHLLWEMLQGDLVTDGWRSTEVRDGLDLCLSCKGCLSDCPVNVDIATYKAEFTHHHYARRPWARPMSHWSMGWLPVWSRLAARAPRVANRFAGLRLTKRLGGIAAERDVPVFAEESFTRWFERRGGTPAPERQMEQPAERQVEQPAEREVERRVVLWPDTFTNYLAPEIGRAAVAVLESAGFEVVLPARPVCCGLTWISTGQLTTARRVLDRSLSTLAPHLAAGTPIVGLEPSCTAAFRHDAPALLAGNPLAASAAANIRTFSELLVESGWEPPHVGGEAFVQPHCHQHAVLGFDADRKLMAAAGIEAGLADPGCCGLAGNFGFERDHYEVSKAVGERSLLPAVRSLPESTTVLADGFSCRTQIAQGTPRRARHLAELLADALPG; encoded by the coding sequence GTGCCTGACCCAGCGCGCGACGCCGTGCAGGATCCGCGGCTCGTCGCCACGCTGCGCCGGGAGTTGCGCGGCGCAGTGGCTGACGACCGCCGGACGCGGGCCCTCTACGCGGCGGACGGCTCGAACTACCGCGGGGTCCCGGACCTGGTCGTCGTACCGGCCGATGCCGACGACGTCGCCGCGGCGGTGGCGCTGACCGCGGCGGCCGGTGCGCCGGTGGTCGTCCGCGGTGGCGGAACGTCGATGGCAGGCAACGCGATCGGCACTGCCGGCCGAGTGGGTGGCGGTGGTGTCGTGGTGGACACGTCTCGGCACGTGAATCGCATCCTCGACGTCGACCCCGCCACGCGGACCGCGGTCGTCGAACCGGGCGTCGTACTGACCGATCTGCTGGCCGCCGCGAAACCTCACGGGCTGACGTTCGGCGCCGATCCGTCGTCCGCGAGCCGCGCGACTCTCGGCGGGATGATTGCCAACAATGCCTGCGGCGCACATTCGGTCGCCTGGGGTACGACGGCCGACAATCTGCGCGCCCTCGACGTAGTCCTCGCGGACGGCACCCGGCTGACCGTGACCTCAGCCGCCGACCGCGTGGCCGCAGCCGCGTGCCCGGGGCGTGAGGGCGAACTCCACCGGGCCCTCCAAGCGTTCGCCGATCGGAACGAGCTGCTGATCCGCCGCCGCTTCGGCCAGTTCAGCCGCCAGATCTCCGGCTATGCGCTGCATCGTCTGCTGGACGGCTACAACGTCGCCGGTCTGCTCTCCGGCAGCGAAGGCGGACTGGCCGCGACGCTCCGGGCGACCGTCCAGCTGGTCTCGTTGCCCAAGGCAAAGGTGCTGTGCGTGCTGGGCTTCACCGACTCCGTCACGTCGGCGGACTGCGTTCCGGTCGTACTGCGGCATGCGCCGCTCACGATGGAGTCCATCAACCACGAGCTGGTCGACAGGCTGCCGACCGAGGTACGCGACGCCGCGGTCCACGCCGGCCTTCCCGCGGGCAACGCCTGGCTGCTCGTCGAGATCGGCGGCGAGGACGAGCCGTCGGCCGCCGCGGCCGCCCGCGCGATGCTCGAGGAACTGCGCGACTCCGACTCGCCCGCCACCGCGACACTCGTCACGGACCCGAAGGCGCAGGCCGTCCTGTGGCGCTGCCGGACGGACGCCGCGGGACTGGCGACCCGCCGTGCGGACGGTGCCGAGGCGTGGGGAGGTTGGGAGGATGCCGCCGTACCGCCGGAACGTCTGGGCGCGTACCTGCGCGGGCTGGACGAGTTGCTCGGGCGGCACGGGCTGTCGGGTGCGTCGTACGGGCATTTCGGCGAGGGCTGCATGCACATGCGGATCGACTTCGACCTGTTGAGTCCGCGCGGTATCACGACGTACCGGGAATTCGTCGAGCAGGCGGCCGAGCTGGTGGTCGGACTCGGCGGCTCGGTGTCGGGCGAGCACGGTGACGGGCGGGCGCGCGGTGAGTTGCTCGGCAAGATGTACGGCGCCGACGGCCTCGCGCTGTTCGGTGAGCTGAAGCAGATCTGGGATCCCACCGGTGTGCTGAACCCGGGGATGATCGTCGAGCCGCCGCCGCTCGATCTCGCGATCCGGCACGACGGACCGGCGAAGGATCGTCGATTGTTGACGATCTTCGACTACCCGGACGACGAGCACGACTTCGCGCAGGCGCAGCGCCGCTGCGTGGGCATCGGGAAGTGCCGGCAGACGTCCGGCAGCGTGATGTGCCCGAGCTATCAGGTGACGCGTGAGGAGTTGCACTCGACGCGCGGCCGGGCGCATCTGCTGTGGGAGATGCTGCAGGGCGACCTCGTCACGGACGGCTGGCGGTCGACCGAGGTGCGGGACGGGCTCGATCTGTGCCTGTCCTGCAAGGGGTGCTTGTCGGACTGCCCGGTGAACGTGGACATCGCGACGTACAAGGCCGAGTTCACCCATCACCACTACGCGCGGCGGCCGTGGGCGCGGCCGATGTCGCACTGGTCGATGGGCTGGCTGCCGGTGTGGTCACGGCTCGCTGCGCGCGCACCGCGGGTCGCGAACCGGTTCGCCGGGTTGCGGCTGACCAAGCGGCTCGGCGGGATCGCGGCGGAGCGTGACGTCCCGGTGTTCGCGGAGGAGAGCTTCACGCGATGGTTCGAACGCCGCGGCGGTACGCCGGCCCCGGAGCGGCAGATGGAGCAGCCGGCGGAGCGGCAGGTGGAGCAGCCGGCGGAGCGGGAGGTGGAGCGGCGGGTCGTGCTGTGGCCGGACACCTTCACGAACTACCTGGCGCCGGAGATCGGCCGCGCCGCGGTCGCCGTACTGGAGTCTGCCGGCTTCGAGGTCGTGCTGCCCGCCAGGCCGGTCTGCTGCGGCCTTACCTGGATCTCGACCGGACAGCTCACCACAGCCCGTCGCGTCCTCGACCGATCGCTCAGTACGCTCGCCCCACACCTCGCCGCCGGTACGCCGATCGTCGGCCTCGAACCGAGCTGTACGGCGGCCTTCCGCCATGACGCGCCCGCGCTCCTGGCCGGCAACCCGCTCGCCGCGTCGGCGGCTGCGAACATCCGCACGTTCTCCGAACTGCTCGTCGAGTCCGGTTGGGAACCGCCACACGTCGGGGGAGAAGCGTTCGTCCAGCCGCACTGCCACCAGCACGCCGTCCTCGGCTTCGACGCCGACCGCAAACTCATGGCGGCGGCCGGAATCGAGGCGGGTCTCGCGGATCCCGGCTGCTGCGGTCTGGCCGGCAACTTCGGGTTCGAACGCGACCACTACGAGGTCTCGAAGGCAGTGGGCGAGCGCTCGCTGCTGCCCGCCGTACGGTCGTTGCCCGAATCAACAACCGTCCTGGCCGACGGCTTCAGTTGCCGCACCCAGATCGCCCAAGGCACGCCTCGCCGCGCCCGCCACCTGGCCGAACTCCTCGCCGACGCCCTACCCGGCTAG
- a CDS encoding M24 family metallopeptidase, which translates to MNEYENRLARVRAVLAQRGLGALVVSDPANMFYLTGYDAWSFYTPQCVLVPADGDVHLFARAMDAAGASYTCELRADQIHGYPESYVHRPDLHPFDWIAQRCHELIPAGADVAVECDAHYFTARSYLALGNGLPGRRLVDSAELVNWVRLVKSPYEIGLLRIAGTIAEHAMRVALDGLRPGRRQCDVAAEILAAQTAGTPEHGGDYPAIVPMLPTGAAAGTPHLTWSDRPFADNEATTVELAGVHGRYHAPLARTVMLGDPPQRLRETAKIVADGMQATLSAIRPGVTGGAVHTAFNDVISAHGLVKESRIGYSIGIGYPPDWGERTVSLRAEETTVLTAGMAFHVILGMWMDGWGYELSEPVVVTDDGVERLTGLSHELTIRR; encoded by the coding sequence ATGAACGAATACGAGAACCGGCTGGCGCGGGTCCGCGCTGTACTGGCTCAGCGTGGCCTCGGCGCGCTGGTGGTCAGCGACCCCGCCAACATGTTCTACCTGACCGGGTACGACGCCTGGTCGTTCTACACCCCGCAGTGCGTGCTGGTCCCGGCCGACGGTGACGTGCACCTGTTCGCGCGGGCGATGGACGCGGCCGGTGCGTCGTACACCTGCGAACTGCGGGCCGACCAGATCCACGGTTACCCCGAGTCGTACGTGCATCGGCCGGACCTGCATCCGTTCGACTGGATCGCGCAGCGCTGTCACGAACTGATCCCGGCCGGCGCGGACGTCGCGGTCGAGTGCGACGCGCACTACTTCACCGCCCGGAGCTATCTTGCTCTCGGCAACGGCCTGCCGGGACGCCGGCTGGTCGACTCGGCCGAGCTGGTGAACTGGGTCCGGCTGGTCAAGTCGCCGTACGAGATCGGCCTGCTGCGGATCGCCGGCACGATCGCCGAGCACGCCATGCGGGTCGCACTCGACGGGCTGCGCCCGGGACGACGTCAGTGCGACGTGGCCGCCGAGATCCTCGCCGCGCAGACGGCCGGAACGCCCGAGCACGGTGGCGACTACCCGGCAATCGTGCCGATGCTGCCGACCGGCGCCGCGGCCGGTACGCCGCACCTGACCTGGTCGGATCGTCCGTTTGCCGACAATGAGGCGACCACGGTCGAGCTGGCCGGCGTCCACGGCCGGTACCACGCGCCGCTCGCCCGGACGGTGATGCTCGGCGACCCGCCGCAGCGGCTTCGCGAGACCGCGAAGATCGTGGCCGACGGCATGCAGGCCACATTGTCGGCAATCCGGCCAGGCGTCACCGGCGGCGCCGTGCACACCGCGTTCAACGACGTGATCTCCGCGCACGGCCTGGTGAAGGAATCGCGGATCGGGTACTCGATCGGCATCGGGTACCCGCCGGACTGGGGCGAACGCACCGTCAGCCTGCGCGCCGAGGAGACCACCGTGCTCACCGCGGGCATGGCGTTCCACGTCATCCTCGGGATGTGGATGGACGGCTGGGGCTACGAGCTGTCGGAGCCGGTGGTGGTCACCGACGACGGAGTGGAACGACTGACCGGTCTGTCCCACGAACTGACGATCAGGAGGTAG
- a CDS encoding aspartate/glutamate racemase family protein yields the protein MVTVGLLYPGHSAEDDYPTLEARLDGAVKLPVVITSVGEDAHRVDALLDLGRAERLAEGAAELKPARPDAVMWACTSGSFVFGREGANIQAAGVAQALGVPASSTSIAFVDACRALGVERVAVAASYPEDVAQHFVRFLTAGGVEVVSMGSNGIITAAEVGTLLPEQVVAMVKAADDPDAEAVLVPDTAMHTLEIIDDLESAVGKPVLTANQVTVWKGLDLVGPVPSLPGLGTLFATRGKRE from the coding sequence ATGGTCACGGTAGGCCTGCTCTATCCCGGACACAGCGCCGAGGACGACTATCCCACGCTCGAGGCGCGGCTCGACGGCGCCGTGAAGCTGCCGGTGGTCATCACCTCGGTGGGCGAGGACGCGCACCGGGTGGACGCGCTCCTCGACCTCGGCCGGGCGGAGCGGCTCGCCGAGGGCGCGGCAGAGCTGAAGCCCGCGCGGCCGGACGCGGTGATGTGGGCGTGCACCTCGGGCAGCTTCGTGTTCGGGCGTGAAGGCGCGAACATCCAGGCGGCCGGGGTGGCCCAGGCACTCGGCGTACCGGCGTCGTCCACGTCGATCGCGTTCGTCGACGCGTGCCGTGCGCTCGGGGTCGAACGGGTCGCCGTGGCCGCGTCGTACCCGGAGGACGTCGCGCAGCACTTCGTCCGGTTCCTGACCGCGGGCGGCGTCGAGGTGGTGTCGATGGGCAGCAACGGGATCATCACCGCGGCCGAGGTCGGGACCCTGCTGCCCGAGCAGGTGGTGGCGATGGTGAAGGCCGCGGACGACCCGGACGCGGAGGCGGTCCTGGTGCCGGACACCGCGATGCACACGCTCGAAATCATCGACGACCTGGAGAGCGCGGTCGGCAAACCCGTGCTGACCGCGAACCAGGTGACGGTCTGGAAGGGACTGGACCTGGTCGGGCCGGTACCGTCTCTGCCAGGACTTGGGACGTTGTTCGCAACAAGGGGGAAGAGGGAGTGA
- a CDS encoding FCD domain-containing protein yields MTSYIEPLAQESTPSIVADKLRKAIGHGELKPGAQLGEADLARKLGVSRGPLREGMQRLTQEGLLVSIRNRGLFVIDMTPDDIRDMYLAREAIERAAAHKILCGDHEAAGTALLAIAHKMLDADGDPAAIGELDIQFHELLVQLADSPRLSRMHQTSIVETRMCIHALEDTYAATDVRALEHERLANAILAGDAERTDRLLIEHMDDAIERLVTR; encoded by the coding sequence GTGACCAGTTACATCGAGCCGCTGGCCCAGGAGTCGACGCCGAGTATCGTCGCCGACAAACTGCGCAAGGCCATCGGTCACGGGGAGCTCAAGCCCGGCGCCCAGCTCGGCGAGGCCGACCTGGCCCGCAAGCTCGGGGTCAGCCGCGGGCCGTTGCGCGAGGGGATGCAGCGCCTGACCCAGGAAGGTCTGCTCGTCTCCATCCGCAACCGCGGCCTGTTCGTCATCGACATGACGCCGGACGACATCCGCGACATGTACCTCGCCCGCGAGGCGATCGAGCGCGCCGCGGCCCACAAGATCCTGTGCGGCGACCACGAGGCCGCCGGAACGGCGCTGCTCGCGATCGCGCACAAGATGCTCGACGCCGACGGCGATCCGGCCGCGATCGGTGAGCTCGACATCCAGTTCCACGAACTGCTCGTCCAGCTGGCCGACAGCCCGCGGTTGTCGCGGATGCACCAGACGTCCATCGTCGAGACCCGGATGTGCATCCACGCGCTGGAAGACACGTACGCCGCCACCGACGTCCGCGCGCTCGAACACGAGAGGCTCGCCAACGCGATCCTGGCCGGCGACGCCGAGCGCACCGATCGGCTCCTGATCGAGCACATGGACGACGCCATCGAGCGCCTGGTCACCCGCTGA
- a CDS encoding PLP-dependent aminotransferase family protein has protein sequence MPALPYAARAAGLVGSVIDSSTSLLHKQTHDIVRFAMGSPAAEAVPSEVLSAIAAEELSRPAAYDYAATEGDPPLHAALLEMLRGTSDETTAERLTVTAGGMQGLDLFCKIFVDPGDLVVVESPTYTNGSATALSYGAELLEVPVDDDGMIVDDLPRLLDGRRPKAIYTIPTFQNPSGATLSLERRHQLLELARSWGSMVIDDDPYGLLRFAGDPLPTLRELGAGDPLVFSVRTFSKIVAPGLRVGWVDADPELQQVLINAKQAMDTCTNLPAQRLLTGFLTGGHLEEHLVKQRAEYKRRKEAMHAALTEHFGDIARWTDPQGGFFLWVTLQNGVHTDELFEVALAEGVAFIPGPAFSPAGHFTDAFRLCFASTTPDRIHEGVARLRRAADKLAG, from the coding sequence TTGCCAGCACTCCCGTACGCCGCCCGCGCCGCCGGACTCGTAGGCTCGGTGATCGACTCGAGTACGTCGCTGCTGCACAAGCAGACGCACGACATCGTCCGCTTCGCGATGGGATCACCCGCGGCCGAGGCCGTGCCGTCGGAGGTCCTGTCCGCGATCGCGGCCGAGGAACTGAGTCGTCCCGCCGCCTACGACTACGCGGCCACCGAAGGCGACCCGCCGCTGCACGCGGCGTTGCTGGAGATGCTGCGCGGGACCAGTGACGAGACGACCGCCGAACGCCTCACCGTCACGGCAGGAGGCATGCAAGGCCTCGACCTGTTCTGCAAGATCTTCGTCGACCCGGGCGATCTCGTCGTCGTCGAGTCGCCGACGTACACCAACGGCAGCGCGACCGCCCTCTCGTACGGCGCCGAGTTGCTCGAAGTGCCGGTCGACGACGACGGGATGATTGTCGACGATCTACCGCGACTACTCGACGGGCGGCGGCCGAAGGCGATCTATACGATCCCCACGTTCCAGAACCCGTCCGGCGCGACGCTGTCCCTCGAACGGCGGCACCAGCTGCTGGAACTCGCCCGGTCCTGGGGATCGATGGTGATCGACGACGACCCGTACGGCCTGCTGCGCTTCGCCGGCGACCCGCTCCCGACGCTGCGAGAACTCGGCGCCGGCGATCCGCTGGTGTTCTCCGTCCGTACCTTCTCCAAGATCGTCGCGCCCGGCCTGCGGGTCGGCTGGGTGGATGCGGATCCCGAACTGCAGCAGGTGCTGATCAACGCGAAGCAGGCGATGGACACCTGCACCAACCTGCCCGCACAGCGGCTGCTCACCGGATTCCTGACCGGCGGTCACCTCGAAGAGCATCTCGTCAAGCAGCGGGCGGAGTACAAGCGGCGCAAGGAAGCCATGCACGCCGCGCTCACCGAGCACTTCGGCGACATCGCCCGCTGGACCGATCCGCAGGGCGGATTCTTCCTCTGGGTCACGTTGCAGAACGGCGTCCACACCGACGAGCTGTTCGAGGTAGCACTCGCCGAAGGAGTCGCCTTCATCCCCGGCCCGGCCTTCTCCCCCGCAGGCCATTTCACCGACGCGTTCCGGTTGTGCTTCGCGTCCACGACGCCGGACCGGATTCATGAAGGGGTCGCTCGGCTGCGGCGGGCCGCGGACAAGCTAGCCGGGTAG
- a CDS encoding NAD-dependent succinate-semialdehyde dehydrogenase produces the protein MDESTVVEAVEKRLFIDGKWVDATRGATFDVVDPSTGKVLCAVADASPADGRAALEAAVAAQPEFARTSPRERSDLLMAAYQLLTDRVDELALLMTLEMGKPLPEARGEIAYAAEFFRHFAGEALRIDGGYQTAPAGNARFLITKQPVGPCLLITPWNFPMAMGTRKLGPAIAAGCTSVIKPAHQTPLSMLALMGILAGAGLPAGAVNCVTAMDAGGVMEPLIRSGLARKLSFTGSTRVGRILLEQCAEKVLRTSLELGGNAPFIVFEDADLDEAVTGAIAAKMRNMGEACTAANRIFVHESVIDEFGRRLAERMGALTVGRGTEPDVQVGPLIDEAGLEKVRSLVADAVGRGATVLTGGEVASGNGSRQGYFYPPTVLTGVPREAAMADQEIFGPVAPLTPFSTEDEVVRAANDTEYGLVAYVFTNDLRRALRVAESIETGMVGLNQGIVSNPAAPFGGVKQSGLGREGGAVGIEEFLETKYIGIAMNS, from the coding sequence ATGGACGAGTCCACGGTGGTCGAGGCCGTCGAGAAGCGGCTGTTCATCGACGGGAAATGGGTCGACGCGACCCGCGGCGCGACGTTCGACGTCGTCGATCCGTCCACCGGCAAGGTGCTGTGCGCGGTTGCGGACGCGTCCCCGGCGGACGGCCGCGCCGCGCTCGAGGCGGCCGTGGCCGCGCAGCCCGAGTTCGCCCGGACCTCGCCGCGCGAACGGTCCGACCTGCTGATGGCGGCGTACCAGCTGTTGACGGACCGCGTCGACGAGCTGGCGTTGCTGATGACGCTGGAGATGGGCAAGCCGTTGCCGGAGGCACGCGGCGAGATCGCCTACGCGGCCGAGTTCTTCCGGCACTTCGCCGGTGAGGCGTTGCGGATCGACGGCGGGTATCAGACCGCGCCGGCCGGAAACGCGCGCTTCCTGATCACCAAGCAGCCGGTCGGGCCCTGCCTGCTGATCACCCCGTGGAACTTCCCGATGGCCATGGGCACCCGCAAGCTCGGCCCTGCGATCGCGGCGGGTTGCACGAGCGTCATCAAGCCCGCACACCAGACGCCGCTGTCGATGCTCGCGCTGATGGGGATCCTGGCCGGGGCCGGCCTGCCGGCGGGTGCGGTCAACTGCGTCACCGCGATGGACGCCGGTGGTGTGATGGAGCCGTTGATCCGCTCCGGCCTGGCGCGGAAGCTGTCCTTCACCGGGTCCACGCGCGTCGGCCGGATCCTGCTCGAGCAGTGCGCGGAGAAGGTGCTGCGGACGTCCCTCGAGCTCGGCGGCAACGCGCCGTTCATCGTGTTCGAGGACGCGGACCTCGACGAGGCCGTCACCGGCGCGATCGCGGCGAAGATGCGGAACATGGGCGAGGCCTGTACGGCGGCCAACCGGATCTTCGTGCACGAGTCGGTGATCGACGAGTTCGGCCGGCGGCTGGCGGAACGGATGGGGGCACTGACCGTCGGCCGGGGGACCGAACCGGACGTCCAGGTCGGGCCGCTGATCGACGAGGCCGGGCTGGAGAAGGTGCGGTCGCTGGTGGCGGACGCGGTCGGCCGGGGTGCGACCGTGCTCACCGGCGGAGAGGTTGCTTCGGGCAATGGATCTCGCCAGGGCTACTTCTATCCGCCGACGGTGCTGACCGGCGTACCGCGGGAGGCGGCGATGGCGGACCAGGAGATCTTCGGGCCGGTGGCGCCGCTGACGCCGTTCAGTACCGAGGACGAGGTCGTACGGGCCGCCAACGACACGGAGTACGGGCTGGTCGCCTACGTGTTCACGAACGATCTGCGGCGGGCGTTGCGGGTCGCGGAGTCGATCGAGACCGGCATGGTCGGGCTCAATCAGGGCATCGTGTCGAACCCGGCTGCGCCGTTCGGCGGGGTGAAGCAGTCCGGACTGGGCCGAGAGGGCGGCGCGGTGGGGATCGAGGAGTTCCTCGAGACCAAGTACATCGGAATCGCGATGAACAGCTGA
- a CDS encoding aspartate aminotransferase family protein, translating to MEGKSVAELSQILKQATGVVAARGKGVQLFDEDDRRYLDFTAGIGVTSTGHCHPRVVAAAQEQVGRIIHAQYTTVMHRPLLTLVDRLGEVLPRHLDRMFFANSGSEAIEAALRLSRQATGRPNVIVFHGGFHGRTVAAGSMTTSGTKFRSGFSPLMAGVHVSPFPDPGHFGWPVEQATDFALSQLDYVLQTLSAPADTAAFFVEPVLGEGGYVPANERFFAGLRERADAHGILLVVDEVQTGFGRTGKFWGGDHFGSHPDVLVTAKGLASGFPLSGIAASSELMEKAWPGSQGGTYGANAVACAAALATLDVIKDENLVQNSADRGAQLKQALQLVADKHEQITDVRGLGLMIGNEFRDADGKPDPVTAAAVQQEAARRGLLLLTCGTWGQVVRFIPALVVSPDEIDEAAALWSDAVTAVVA from the coding sequence GTGGAGGGGAAGTCCGTGGCCGAGCTCTCGCAGATTCTCAAACAGGCGACCGGCGTGGTCGCCGCCCGTGGTAAGGGCGTCCAACTGTTCGACGAGGACGATCGCAGGTACCTGGACTTCACCGCCGGCATCGGTGTCACGTCGACCGGGCACTGCCATCCGCGCGTGGTCGCGGCCGCCCAGGAACAGGTCGGCCGGATCATCCACGCGCAGTACACGACCGTCATGCACCGGCCGCTGCTGACGCTGGTGGACCGGCTCGGCGAGGTCCTCCCCCGGCACCTCGACCGGATGTTCTTCGCGAACTCCGGCAGCGAGGCGATCGAGGCGGCGCTGCGGCTCAGCCGCCAGGCGACCGGCCGGCCGAACGTGATCGTGTTCCACGGCGGCTTCCACGGCCGGACCGTCGCCGCGGGGTCGATGACGACGTCCGGCACGAAGTTCCGCTCCGGCTTCAGTCCGCTGATGGCCGGGGTCCACGTGTCGCCGTTCCCCGACCCGGGCCACTTCGGCTGGCCGGTCGAGCAGGCGACCGACTTCGCGCTCAGTCAGCTCGACTACGTACTGCAGACCTTGAGCGCGCCGGCCGACACCGCGGCGTTCTTCGTCGAGCCGGTGCTCGGCGAGGGCGGTTACGTCCCGGCGAACGAGCGGTTCTTCGCGGGGCTGCGGGAACGCGCCGACGCGCACGGGATCCTGCTCGTGGTGGACGAGGTACAGACCGGCTTCGGGCGGACCGGGAAGTTCTGGGGCGGTGACCACTTCGGCTCGCACCCGGACGTCCTGGTGACGGCGAAGGGCCTGGCCTCGGGCTTCCCGCTGTCGGGGATCGCGGCGTCGTCGGAGCTGATGGAGAAGGCTTGGCCGGGTTCACAGGGCGGTACGTACGGCGCGAACGCGGTTGCCTGCGCGGCCGCGCTCGCGACGCTCGACGTGATCAAGGACGAGAACCTCGTGCAGAACTCGGCCGACCGGGGCGCTCAGCTGAAGCAGGCGCTGCAGCTGGTCGCCGACAAGCACGAGCAAATCACCGACGTTCGCGGGCTCGGGCTGATGATCGGCAACGAGTTCCGCGACGCGGACGGCAAGCCCGACCCGGTCACCGCCGCGGCAGTCCAGCAGGAGGCAGCACGCCGCGGCCTGCTGCTGCTCACCTGCGGGACGTGGGGTCAGGTCGTCCGGTTCATCCCGGCCCTGGTCGTCTCCCCCGACGAGATCGACGAGGCCGCCGCCCTCTGGTCCGACGCGGTCACCGCCGTAGTCGCCTGA